One Onychostoma macrolepis isolate SWU-2019 chromosome 15, ASM1243209v1, whole genome shotgun sequence DNA segment encodes these proteins:
- the or60a1 gene encoding odorant receptor, family 60, subfamily A, member 1 yields MILQSLNITLVFTSYEPPGALNYGVFLISLVVYLTTVFANVTLMLVICLDTSLHKPMYIFLFNLAINGLIGSSAVLPKIMENLIDDMKDILYTDCILQVFFINVYGTCAYAILTLMAYDRYVSICKPLQYHNIMTPAKIRLLLFIVYCVPICSLAVQVYLTSRLPMCRYTINKLFCDNLAVVNLSCVKNTWGDLYGICLVLIFVVLPLIFVILSYVQILFVSLNASVSARKKALKTCTPHLITFINFSLASLFSVIYNRFNISLSKEVNVFMSIHFILIPPLLHPLIYGIRTKEISNSITKIFQRKILALGFNLKTEQRCNDALFISTK; encoded by the coding sequence ATGATTTTGCAAAGTTTGAACATCACTCTGGTTTTTACCAGTTATGAACCTCCTGGTGCACTTAATTATGGAGTTTTTCTAATATCTCTCGTAGTATATCTTAcaactgtttttgcaaatgtaaCACTGATGCTGGTGATCTGCTTGGACACATCTCTCCATAAGCCcatgtacatatttttattcaacctgGCTATTAACGGACTAATCGGATCCTCTGCTGTACTTCCTAAAATAATGGAGAATCTTATTGACGATATGaaagatatactgtatactgaCTGTATTCTGCAAGTAttctttattaatgtttatgGAACATGTGCTTATGCAATACTGACACTTATGGCATATGATAGGTATGTTTCAATTTGCAAGCCTCTACAATATCACAATATCATGACTCCGGCTAAAATTAGACTTCTTCTTTTTATTGTATACTGTGTTCCTATCTGCTCTCTAGCTGTACAGGTGTATCTCACATCAAGGCTGCCAATGTGCAGGTATACAATAAACAAGTTGTTTTGTGACAATTTGGCGGTTGTTAATCTCTCCTGTGTCAAAAATACCTGGGGAGACCTGTATGGCATATGTCtggtactcatttttgttgttcTACCTCTAATCTTTGTCATCTTATCATATGTGCAGATATTATTTGTCTCTTTGAATGCATCAGTAAGTGCCCGGAAAAAGGCTCTAAAAACATGCACACCACACTTGATTACTTTTATAAATTTTTCACTGGCCTCTCTATTTTCTGTGATATACAATCGATTTAATATCAGTCTTTCAAAAGAAGTTAATGTGTTTATGTCGATTCATTTTATCCTCATCCCTCCACTTCTACATCCACTTATTTATGGAATTAGAACAAAGGAGATCAGCAATAgcatcacaaaaatatttcaaagaaaaatactTGCTCttggttttaatttaaaaactgaacaAAGGTGTAATGATGCACTGTTTATTTCTACTAAATAA